AGATGCTGGGCTCGGGCCTGGGTGCCGAGATTGACAGCGCTGAGTGCGTCCTGCGCATGAACCAGGCGCCCACCGTGGGCTTTGAGGCGGACGTGGGCCGGCGCAGCACCCTGCGCGTGGTCTCGCACACGAGCGTGCCTCTGCTGCTGCGCAACTATTCACACTACTTCCAGCACGCTCGAGACACGCTCTACGTGGTGTGGGGACAGGGCAGGCACATGGACCGGGCGCTGGGCGGCCGCACCTACCGCACGCTGCTGCAGCTGACCGAGATGTACCCGGGCCTGCAGGTGTACACCTTCACCGAGCGCATGATGGCCTACTGCGACCAGGTCTTCCAGGACGAGACAGGCAAGAACCGGTGAGCCTGGGGCTGGCCCGGTGAGCCTGGCGCTGGCCCGCCGGAGGGGGCCCTCTCTGCcagcgggggcggggcagggggcatGACTTCTCTACTGGGTTCTTGTCCATGAGGGTCTGCTCCATCAGGCACTGGGGGAGGGCCAGCTGTGTTGGAGGCAGATGTGCTCCTGCCCCTGATGGGGGACAGAAGCAGGACTGTCATTCATTGAATTAGCACATAGATGAAAAGTCCCCAGGGGTGGTGAGGGCTGTTTGGCTTTGCAAGGACAAGATCGGGAGCATTGCCACGTGGGAGAATGTTGGGGagctcttccttctggagggGATACTCCCTGAGATCTGGATTGGTCTCAAGTCCCTGCCAGATAAGAAAATAACAGTTAACAGTAGGAACAGCCCTCTGTGTGCACTAGGCCCTGAGTTAAGGACTCTGCATGGAAGACTTCATTTTATCCCACGCTCAGAAGAGCACGCTGATTCCCGCCTGCCTCCTCTGCACactggctccccccaccccaactcagGAAATACGGCTGCCAGCCTCTGGTTTCCAAGCCAGAAGCTTGGGCTTTGCACCTGACTCCTTTCATCGCATCACCTGACACAGATCGTGGGCTCTTGACTCTTCTTTTGTGCCACAGGTGCCACCTGGACTTAAGTCACccttcctccccccgccccccacccttgCAGCACCCTCTCGCTGCTGCCTCTCTGGCCTCCTGTTGTCTGAGCACCAACTGCCCTCAGTGAATTCATCGCATTGGTGGCCTGCCCTCAACCTGACAGCAGAATTACTTTcatgtcctcccctcccctggccttCAGGTCTCCTATGATCTGGCCCCTGCCTGTCTATGATCTCGTCATCTCCCCTCACTCAGCCTGCCCCAGCCATCTGGGCTTCCTCAGAAGGAGGCCTTGCacgtgctgttccctctgtctagaatgttcttcctccatATCTCCCTATGACTGACTCTGTGGTATTCAGATCTGATGggatgtcacctcctcagagaagccctccTTGACCACCCGGCCTGAAGGCGTACCTCCCTGCCCAACATTCTTTGTCCCCTTCCTTTGTCTCCTTGTCTTCTTCACAGTTCCGCCCCCTCCCCTGTGAATGTTACACTGGCTATGGCAGGTTCCTGGtcagcacagggcctgggagGTATGGAGTTTGAGTGAGTGAGCCACCCCATAAGCCCTCTGTAGGGGTGGAGGTGAGCGGCCCTCGGCTAGGAGAGCAATAGTGCTGGTGTATTGAGAGGGTGGAGGGCTGGGCTGCCCACACAGCCCCTTGCTTCCAGGTGGGTGTGGGGGAATGTGGGGGGTGCTGGGCGGACAGTGTTCCCTCCCCATCTTTATCTATAattctccccatttcacagatgggtcAGTAAGCCCCAGAGAGTTTTGGGGGCAAACCTGATACTGTAGAGCAGATTCAGGGTTTGAATTGGAGACCACCTGACTCCAGACAACcatctttttttgagagagagagatagggagagagcatGGAcagcgggagaggcagagggagagggggaaagcagactccccgctgatccgggagcccggtgcggggctcgatcacaggacctggagctcaggacccgagccgaaggcagacgctcaaccatctgagccacccaggcacctctccagACAACTGTCTTGCCCACTTTCAGCCAATGTGCTCTATGGCCTCCCACCATCTCCCTAGGCTTGGTCCCTTAGATGCACAGAGGTTGTGACCAGGGTCCCCCCACCATCATCTGGGGCTTTGCTCCAGTCctgtgggggtggtgaggggctGAACGGGCCTGGGTTGCATCCAACTCCACCTGTTGCCTGCTGCTCCTCTCGGGCtggctctgtcccctccccagcctcccccggGTCCCCTCTGTGGGGATCAAGGTGGGGGCCCTTGGCTGGGAGGGTAGCGAGCGCTGTGTCCTGAGAGAGCTGAGGTGGGGTCTGTCCCACAGCCCCTTGCTCCAGCTTGAGTCAAGGAAGCGGCCGGGCTGACTGTTCTCCTTCCTCCCAGGAGGCAgtcgggctcctttctcagcaccGGCTGGTTCACCATGATCCTCGCCCTGGAGCTGTGTGAGGAGATCGTGGTCTATGGAATGGTCAGCGACAGCTACTGCAGGTCAGGCTGCCCAGGTCCTGGGCGGGAGGAAAGCCCGGGACGGGGAGGACCATGGACACCCTACCCCCACCATCCTGGCTCAGCCTGGCAGACCTAGGAACTGGGGGGCGCAGGGTGTGGGGGCTCCCCAGTGGGCAGCTGAGACTCAGACCTGCACCCTTGGGCCCGGTGCCTGGTGGGAAGGAGCCCAGCTTCATGACCggtctctgtgactttgggccagACACGCCACCCCCCAGGGCCTCCATTACCTCATgtgtaaaagaaaataatcacaccTTCCCCAGAAGGTGGAAGCaagatttagagagagagcagtcTACCGAAGTGCTTAGAACGCCATCGTCGGGCGCCGGCTGATACGCACGTCCGGGACAGGTCACATCTGACCTGTCACCATCAGTATGGTGATGCTCCCGCATTACCGTGAGTGACACGTGTGGAGTGTGCCAATGGGGTCCCCGATCGTTATCTTCCGTTCTCTTTGGAGCGTGCTTGATGAGCCCGTGGGTGAGATGACGGGAGCCCGTGTGCCCTCTGCCATGGGCCCTCCAGTTTgcagtcttgatttttttttttttagagattttatttatttatttgacacacagagggagatcacaagtaggcagagaggcaggcagagagagaggggggaagcaggctccccgctgagcagagagcccgatgcagggcttgatcccaggaccctaagaccatgacctgagccgaaggcagaggcttaaccctctgagccacccaggtgccccatacagtCTTGATCTTTTTGGACCTGTGGTCTCGCGTGCCcatgtccattttatagatgcaTTATTTATGCTCGGAGTGTCCGCTTCTGGCCCAGCGTCAGCCAGCTTGCCAGAGGCAGATCCGGGATCGAACTCTGGCCTTTGGGATCTGTGGGCTGCCCCGCTCCCCGCGGGCGTGGGGCTCAGTGGGAGTACCCAGTGAGGCGTGGCCGTGGTAGGCAGCAGCAGATGGTCGGAGGCAGGTGAGTTCCATACCCCACGCCTGTCCCTCTTCTCCGCCCGCAGGGAGGAGAGTCACCCCTCGGTGCCTTACCACTACTTTGAGAAGGGCCGGCTGGACGAGTGTCAGATGTACCTGGCACACGAACGGGCGCCCCGCAGCGCCCACCGCTTCATCACCGAGAAGGCTGTGTTCTCCCGCTGGGCCAAGAAGAGGCCCATCGTGTTCGCCCACCCATCGTGGAGGACCCAGTAACCTGTCACCTGGCCGGCCGCCACGCCTTCACCGGGCCTTTGTTCCACACGCCAccaaaaacatttaatttatggATCCTGTCTCATGCCTTGTGGACGAAAGGTCCCTTCTTGCCCTACCCTGGGGACACTTGGGGCCCTTTTGAGGGCTGCGGACTtgatggggaagaagaggaggactCTGGCAAACTTTGCGCCCTCCTCCACACCCCACTCCCTGAGTCATCCAAATCTTCATTTTGGGTTCAACCCTTCTCTGGGTCTGTCCAGTGGCCTTTGCCCCAGGGCCGATGGCCCCCGCCACTCACCAGCATTGTGATCTTGGATGCTGCAACAGCTCTGTCTCTCTTCACTGTCCCCCTCCACTTGCCTTCGGTGCCACACTTCCCAGGCTGGTTGTCCTGGTCAGGGCAACCCAGAGCTTGGGGTTCATTGGGCAAAGGGGCCTTTGAACTGTGACTGCCGGGGCCACCTCTGGAGTGTACGGGTAAACATATGTTTTCTGGAAGCCTGTCTGAAGTGTGGTCATGTGTCTGGGGTGGGGATTAGGgctcctctccctgccaccaTCCCATAACCTGTTGACTCAAGGGCAGGATGAGTCCTCGGGCTCCTTCCCAGGCCCACAGCTGGCTGGGCTTCTGGCTGTTTCATCTGCCCCCGTGTTTCTTCCCCAGGAGCCTACCTGCTTCCCCACCAGGCCAGGAGCTCTGGCCGCCTGGCTGTACTGGGCTCAGGGAATGCCCCAACTTAGAGGCTTCCAGGGGACCCCTTGTCCTGCATCAGTGGGAGGACAGCCTAGGGCCTGGGAGGAAATGACTCAGGGTGGGATGGAAATTGCTCCACCCAGTGTCATCTCCCTGGTCTGTGGGTTAAATTCCAAGGATCTTACCAGCAAAATTCCCTATTAACTCTGAAGTTGATCACACAGCAGGAAAGGGAGGCGGAGGGCAGGCCCcgggctctccctctctgttttagTTTTGTCTTCTAgaaggtgggagaagcagacccacCAGTAAATCTTTAGCAAATGCCAGGGAGCAAGAGTCTGCCGCCACTCTGGGAGGAGGAGGGTCGTgttagcccattttacagagaaggagaagccacTGGCTGAGCCAGGATACAACTAGCCAGGCCTAGTGCCTGGGCCTTGCACTAAGGGGCTGGGAAGAGACCCCAGAGGTCTTCactatccctccctccctccctccttccttcatccGAGACCAGGAGACTAAAGGAGAAGtaggaccccaggaccttgggctcTCAGCTGGAATGGAGTCCTGGGGTTCTAGCTCCCTGCCCCAGGGTTTGGGGCCTGCTTTATGGGCCTATAACCTGGACAGCCGTTCAGAGTCCtgtgcttagcataatgctctgCTGTTGTCAACTTGAAATTCTTACtatgtttttaaagaagaggCTGCAGATTTTCACTTTGCACCGGACCCCCGCAAATCACGGGGCCAGTCGTGCCAGGGAGTCTGGGTGACCCAGCAcgcttcccctcctgcccccagccttcTCTAGAGAGGCTGGAGACCTGGCACCTGGCCCACAGCCCTGCCTTTTGTGCCCTGCCTCCCCCCTTCTCAGGGCCAGGCCGGCCCAGAAGCCTCTGCAGGCgcgggaggagggaagagagccCTGAGCTGGAAGTAGGGAGGAGCAGGCTGCGGGCCACACCCCAGCTGCGGGCCTGGCAGGAGCCTGTGTCTGGGCGCAGGTACTGGGCAGAGGTAAGGGTGGGATGTAACCTGGCAGGCAGAGGAATGGGAGGGGAGATCCTAGGCTCAGAGGGATGGCTCTGGAACAGAGACCTGGCCTCCCTTGGGCTCCTGCTGTGGAATGCTGACAAATTAGTGCCTTTCTCcaggcctcagcttcctcctctgtaaaaggtATTCAAGCAGTccctgctggggtgcctggcgggctcagttggtagagcgtgcggctcttgatctcagggtcatgagttcaaaccccatgtagGCATgggaacttcttaaaaaaaaataaaaaaaaaaaaaaaacagggaaaaaaagtaGTCCCTCCCCATGGGATTGTATGAATTCAGAGAGATGgccccagggctggcacttgatAGGTGGGACCCATCATTTTCAAAGGGATCTCCCTGgctgggcagggacagaggcctACAAGACCTCTCAGCCCCATCAGCTGCCTCCCTGCCCACGGCCTCATCCTCCATCTCCAAGGACCGGAGATGGTTCTGACGGGATTTGAACTCAACCCCCTCCCAAGAGGTTGCGGCCTCCTCCTGCTCCGTCCTCCCAGGAGATGCTGGCTCAGCCCCCGGGTCCGGTGCACAGAGGAACCTCTGTCCTGGTCCTGCCCCCGGGTGGAATTTTTTTTGCTGGGTTGGTCTAAATAATGTGTCTTTCTGGGGTGGTGACTTGGCAGGAATACTCTATCGGCTACTTTCTCCGGGCCAAGGAGGGTGACCCCTGGCTGCTCCGGTGACTGGTTCCGGGCCTGCTGAAGGCTCTCTGAGGCAGCCCCTTCTCGGCCACTGGAGTTCCAGCAGCTTCCAAGAGGTGAGCTGGGGGCAGGAGCTTCCTCCCACCTCCGAGGGGTGTGGTGGGGCTGGGGCACCGTGGTGCACGGCCCCTCTTTGGGGCCCTGTTTTCCTGTCTACAGCCCTGCCCCTTTGTCCCCTCAGCAGGCCTGCTGGGGACTCATCTCCTTTATCCCGAGGTCAGAGGGGAAGCTAGGTGAGTCTCACAGCCTGGAAGTGTCGTCAGAGGTCTGTTCGCAGAAGGAACTTGGGGCCAGGCCAGGAACTCACACTCAAACCTCATCTAGGCAGATGAAGAGAAGATGACAGTTTCTTCTGGACACAGGTAGACTCCTGTGCCCAGGTCACCGGGCCCACGTGACCACTCCAGCCTGCCATTTAGAACCAGCTGCTTCCTGGTTCCAGACCCGCTGCCCAGGTCTCGGGAACACGGGCTTATGGAGAGCTCCTGTGTGCAGGTCCACACCCGCTGGGGACTCTCACTGGCCTCTCTTCCGGAAGCCCTTCCCTTGGGCTCCTTCTCTGTCTGGAGGGAAAGAGGCTCCGGCTTTCAGGCTTGGCTCCCACACTGGCTCTGCCCAGGGAGTAGTGGGGAGATGGGGGCAGGTGTGGAGCCCTCTACGGACCTTGGTTTTAGTCCGTGTAAATTGGGAGCTTCGGTGGTGGGTGAGGAGGTCCTGGCGGGCTCTTCCTAGGGCAAAGATGGCTAAGGGTTAAGAAGGGAGGGTGGTCACACTCAGGACGCCCACTCTGGGACAGGAAGGCCTGACACAGAGGCCACCTCTGCCTGACCGTGGACGGGCAGTCCTGTGGGGAGGACCTGCTCCGGGCAAGGTTCGGGGTAGCTCCAGCACTGGCCAGCCATCCATGAAAGTCCTGCTGTGGGCGTGAGGCAGGCCTGGGACTTCGGAGCAGAATGGCTCGTGGTTATTCAGTAGGCAAGCGTGGGGGAATCCCAGCCTGGGCAATTGCCCACACCCCGAGCCTCACTTTCTCCCTCGGGAGTGTAGCGCCCGTCTCATAGGTTATTTTAATTCGGGGAGGTCTGTCtgcaaagtgcttagcacaggAGAAAGCAGCCGACAGGCCAGAGCTGTTCTTCTTACGCTGGTGATTACTGACACGGTTGATCTTGTTCTTGGGGCCCAGGGAAGGGAAGCTGACCCCGAAGCGGAGCCTCCTGGAGTCAGTCTGGGCCTAgagacatggcaggcctgaggggGGAGCTCCAGGTCCGGATTTGGCCCAGGAGCTGGGTTGTTGCACTCTTGATTTCTGGAGTCCAGTGTCATCCGCCTGGGGCAGGAAGCAGAGCTGGGGACAGGACGCCCCCGCCCCTGGGACAGCCTCCAACCTGCGGGGTGACTTCGGGCAAGGGGCTACTCTTCTCTGAACCCCCAatatcaggcttcccactggacAGCCCTGTTCCCTACCCTGTGGTTTTCTGTCCCGGGGCTGGCAGGGTGAGGTTTGGTGGCTGGAGTGGAGTGGGGCTCAGGAAGCACATAGAGGTagacagcgggggggggggggggggggggggggcaagaggCTTTGAGTCCACCTTTGGCTCTCCCCACGGAGCCCCCCTGCCCAGTGGGGGTGTCTCCACAGCCTAGAAGACGGACCTTGggtcctccctccaccccactttTGTTTGAATGGAACACAAAGTAGTATTAACTTAACAAATGACTCCATCGTGAACAGCCTGCAAGTTAACAAAGCAAAAAGTGAGGGTAACACCTACCCCTCCTGCCTCGTATCTATTCTCCGGGGAACTCCTGCCAGTAGTCCAGCATGGAATCTTCCGGGCCTTTTGTGCGCATTTACAATTCTACAAGCATAGatagttgcatttttttaaaagaaattgtgttATAgatgcagtttatttttttataagttaAAGACTCagtttttaagtataaaaaattGTGTAACCACTATCTTAAAATTTCTGTAAAATACAGTTAAGCAcccacccccaaaacacaaaaaatcaAAAGCAGCCCATAATTTTATCACTCCAGAAatgaccactttaaaaaaaaaaagattttatttacttatttgtcagaatgagagagagacagcacaagcagggagggtgagaagcaggctcccggatgagggacttcatcccaggactgtgggatcatgacccgagctgaaggcagacacttaaccgactgagccacccaggcatccccggaAATAATCACTCTTAACACTTTAATCACTGATAGGCAGAAGGTATCTCCATATTTTCGTTTGATttatctcctccttctcttttattttttgaatactgTGATACATACAAATGATGTCATCCATCATACTCGTAAGTTATAAAACATAATACTATAATGACCCTTTTAAACCCATGTCCCACGGAAAGACCAAAGAGCTACTACAACTGCATGGCTCtgtgtttcctcctctcccctcccctgagtccctgcccccccccccccccccccccgcggagACAGCTATGTTCTTGACTTTTGCTGGTTTAGAACTTTAATCATTTGAATAGGCAAAAAGCTAAACCCGTCCCTGGTTGTGAGGGGGCCATCTATATGCACAAACAACATAGCATGCAGTTTTGTCTTCTGGGACTGGTCTTTTTCACCACTCATGTTTCTAAAATCCATGTCATTGTTTCCTCATTCATTTTTTCCTGCTGTGTATATATCCCACCTGGGCATCCAGACTAGGAAACAAATCCATTCTCCTGTTGACGGATATATGGGCTGTTATATCTAGCTCTGCTACTCCCAACTTTGTTGTGCACGTGGCAAGAATTTCTCCAGGATACATATCCAGGAGCGGAAAGCATATTTTTAcaatttccttttccagaatgatTAACTTCTTTCACTTGCTTTCTTCGCTTGAACAGCCTGTAAATATCCTGGACATTTCTTCCTGGCAGTGCATAGCGCTTCTGCATCCTTCATTCTAGCTGGGCTGTGCCTTTGTGTGTTTGACCAAGTCCCCGTCAGGGCTACTATCACATAAAACGATGTCACGAGTACCCCGATAACTCTAAGAAGTAACGTTAACATTTTTAATCCTGACGACACCCCATGAGGCTGTTCTTCCTATCttccagaggcagaggaagggtaAATGGTGTGCAAGCCTGAACAGCTAGCAGAGGGCATAGTAGACTTGAATCCAAGGGAGGACCCCCGAGGTCACCCACGGTGGCTAGTGGATACAAGGCTCTGGAGGCCCCGGGTAGGGGAGCCCAGGGAGAAACTTGACGGATTCCAAGCGCAGTGTGCCccaggactcagtttccccatccaggTCGTGGCGGCAATAAAGCGAATAGAAGCGGTTCCGACTCACACTGAAGGGCTCCAGAAGgctgttatgtgtgtgtgttttgggtggtggtggtggtagggttTATTGCCACTACCCGCTGCCCATAGGAGCAAGAGAGGCGCTCGTGCGGTCCCGGCCGGGGGTCGCCAGCCCCTCACCCTTCCCCTCCAGCGCCGCCCCGGGGCGGAGCCACCCGCAGCCCCTCCAGGCTCCGCCCGCTTCCCTGGCCTGGGCccgagcggcggcggcggcgctagGACCCGGCGGGCGGGGGCTGCGGCGGGGCCTGGGCGGCCGGAGCAGCGCGGACCCCGGCTCTCGGCTCCCGGCGCCATGTGAGGGGGCTCGGGGGCCGCGGGGGGCCGGGCGCTCCCCCGGGGAGGTGAGCGGGCGCCGTGCGGGGGCGGGTAGCGGGAGGGGAGCGCTGCCTGcgccccggggcgggggcggggagcccCCAGGGCAGGGGGAAGATGCGGGGCCCCAGGTTTCCCCTAGACCCACTCCCGGCAGCCGCGCCTGGAGATCCCGGTCCTCGCGCCCATGGGCTGTCGCAGGGTTCGCGGGGCCCCTGCTGCTGACTACCTCGTTAGAGCTCGGGGGCCTGCCGccgtcctgcctccctcctcttcccagcTGGGGCTAGGGCTGTGGACCTCCCGGAGTGCGGGAGCTGGGGGGTGGTGGTCAGCGCAAGAGGGGGCGTAGAGGGTGAGTCGTACCCCGCCAGTGGACCCACGGGCTCAGCGACCCCTCATGTAGACCTtaggagcccccctccccccttctccccagaGCCCTCCTCCCACGAGGCTCGTGGGGGCGTCTCGACCCTGCGGGAGGACTCCCCCACGCCGAGAGAGGCAAAGCCCCCAGACAGAGAGCAGGGTGTGGCCCCCACCCTTAGCGCAGGGACTCAGCCCTCCTGCTCTGTCAGCCTCGGGGTTGAGACCACACTCCTGGCCCCACGCTCTGGGCTGCCGcctccccaggcctccccagCCTGAGCAAGTCGCTCCCCAGCAGGCCTGCTCCCTTGTGCTAGGCCAGGTGCTGAGCACTCACTTGGTGGCCTCTGGCCCATTCCAGCCCGGGGAGATCCTGGAGGGAGATCCTGGCAAGCTCAGCCCCAGGCTGCTCCCTGAGAACAAGCCTGTAAACAAGGCTCCCCAGAAGACTCTGGGCAGCTctgcctctctgaacctcagtctccttatctgcGAAATGGGGAATAAGAGCCCTTCCCTTGCAGCGTTGCCGGGAGGATGGGGTGAGTGGGTGATGCGCAGTGTGGCTCCCTGCACACCTTCCTCGATATTAGAAGGAAGTGGCTAGGCTTGGTGACGGAGAAGGGGCAGTGTTTCACTCGCAAGCTCAAGGTGAGGCAGGCCCCCAGCAATGAATAACCACGAGCCGAACAGCTACTGACAGGCACTGACCAAGCACTTTCAAGCCCGGTGCTTCCCTTGCCACATCTGCTTGAATCCTTTCAACAACCTTGTAAGTTACCTACtctcattattcccatttcagagatgaggaaactgaggctcagagaggtcacatGGCTTGCCCGAGGCCCCTCAGCCAGTAAGTGGTGGAACCGGGATTCGCACTGGCACCTGAGATGCTGTGACCATGGCCTTCTCAGAGCAGGATTGTGACGGGGCTGACCAGAGGGTCGGTGGCCCTGGCTGAGGGCACTGCTCAGGCAAAGGTGGGAAAGTAGGGGTGGGCCTGGGAACTGGAGAGCCGTGGTGTTTCTGGAGCGTGGGGCATAAGAAGGAAACGGTAGTGAGAGGAGAGGCCCCACTCAGAGACAGCTGGACCGTGAGGGCCTGGACGGCCAGAGGGTCAACGCTGATGGGTGCGACGCTGGGATTCTGGACTCCTGTCTTGCGCCATAACGGGCTGTGAGTCCAAAGACAGGCGACTTTTCTCTTCtaatgagcctcagtttcctgatctgtatcGCGGGCACTGGACCCAGTGAGAGGCCCCGTGAACTCCCTGATGGGCCCTCCCGCCCGGGAGAAATCTGAGACCTGGCCGGGAAGGAGGGGGGCTCCCGCGGAGGAGGGGCGGGACCGGTCAGTGGGCGGAGTCGGGGACCAACCAATCAGGAGCGACATTGGGGGGAGCCTCCTTTGGCCCGAGGTTCTATGGCTATTCCTGGTGACAGTGTAGGAGTAAACAGCGGCCAGGTCAGGGGGCGGAGATAGTGGCGGGAGCTGGGAGGCCCCTGGAGGGGAGGACAGAGCTGGGGAGCGCTGGGCCCTGTTTGTGCCTctgcacactctccctctctccttgaaTCTGCTGGAGGTGGCTGGTTGCAAGTACTTACTCCCTTTTGACAGGTGGGGAAATTGAGGTCTGGAGGGGAGCTAGGGCCTGTGAGAATGTCCCCTTGCAGCGCGGGCCGCTGAGGGCATatgggcaggaaggaagggctgTCCTGGGCTGCATCATCACTGGAGgccctcccacaccccacccccgaGGGTGGGGCTGTGATTATAGCCCATTGGTGAGTTGTGCCCTTAACCCCCCCAAGATCTCATTGTTAATT
Above is a window of Meles meles chromosome 11, mMelMel3.1 paternal haplotype, whole genome shotgun sequence DNA encoding:
- the ST6GALNAC4 gene encoding alpha-N-acetyl-neuraminyl-2,3-beta-galactosyl-1,3-N-acetyl-galactosaminide alpha-2,6-sialyltransferase isoform X2, giving the protein MLGSGLGAEIDSAECVLRMNQAPTVGFEADVGRRSTLRVVSHTSVPLLLRNYSHYFQHARDTLYVVWGQGRHMDRALGGRTYRTLLQLTEMYPGLQVYTFTERMMAYCDQVFQDETGKNRRQSGSFLSTGWFTMILALELCEEIVVYGMVSDSYCREESHPSVPYHYFEKGRLDECQMYLAHERAPRSAHRFITEKAVFSRWAKKRPIVFAHPSWRTQ
- the ST6GALNAC4 gene encoding alpha-N-acetyl-neuraminyl-2,3-beta-galactosyl-1,3-N-acetyl-galactosaminide alpha-2,6-sialyltransferase isoform X1, translating into MKAPGRLLLVILCSLGFSAAYVLLCCWACLPFCLASCLAPQPSTNSRPTVPGPLHFSGYSSVPDGKPLVRDPCRSCAVVSSSGQMLGSGLGAEIDSAECVLRMNQAPTVGFEADVGRRSTLRVVSHTSVPLLLRNYSHYFQHARDTLYVVWGQGRHMDRALGGRTYRTLLQLTEMYPGLQVYTFTERMMAYCDQVFQDETGKNRRQSGSFLSTGWFTMILALELCEEIVVYGMVSDSYCREESHPSVPYHYFEKGRLDECQMYLAHERAPRSAHRFITEKAVFSRWAKKRPIVFAHPSWRTQ